The DNA sequence CAATCCACTGTGAAGATTTAGATAGATCGGACGACAAATTGACGCCACGCGGGGCGGGTGATAAGAGTAGAAAGGACGGCGAGCCAAGTCAGGACCTGGAACCATCAGCATCCGCGTGATGCGATAATGCATCTCAAAGCTGCGAAAGCCGAGAAGACAGGGTGCCCATCTACGAGTACGAGTGTCGGGGTTGCAACCGCCGCGTGAGCCTGCTCGTCCGTTCGCTTGCGTCTCCGGAAGCGCCGCGATGTCCGCGCTGCGGCAGCGTCGAACTCTCCCGCCTCATGTCCCGCTTCGCCACGCCCAAATCCGAAGACGCTCGGCTCGAAGCCGCCGCCGACCCCTCGCAGTTCGGCGATCTCGACGAAAACGACCCGCAGGCCGTCGCGCGCTTCGTCAAGCGCATGGGCGAAGCGACTGGCGAGGACCTGGGGGATGATCTCGGAGAGGCCATGGAGGCCGCCGCCGGCGAGGAGGGTGGCTCGGACGGATCCGCGGAAGACGGCGGCGAGGCGAGCCTGGGCGAGGACGGAGGCGGCGATGAAGGTTGAAGCGCTGCCGGGCTTTGAGAGCCTGGACGAAAGTCGCTGGAACGGGCTCCTCGCCCAGGCACGCCAGCCCTCGGTGTTTCTCTCCTGGCAATGGCAGACCGCCTGGGCGCGTGCTTTCCTCGATTCACGGCCGCTGCACCTGCTCCGGGTCAGCGACGATGCCGGAATGCTTGCGGGCCTGCTGCCGCTCTACGACGAAGCCGTCGGGCTCCGGCGCTTCGTCGGCGGGGTAGACGTCTCGGACTACCTCGACCTGATCGTCCCCGCCGGCCGCGAGGAGGAGGTCTGGCAGGCACTCCTCCAGCACCGCGCGGGCGAGTCCACCGAATGGGACCTCCGGGCGATCCGTGCCGCGTCGCCCACCCTCGACATCCTGCCGCGGCTCTGCGCCGCAGCCGGGATCCGGGCGCAGGTCGAGCGGGAGGACCGCTGTCCCGTGCTCGAGCTGCCCGCGTCGTGGGACGCGTATCTCGCGGGTCTCGGGGGCAAGGACCGCCACGAGCTGCGGCGCAAGATCCGAAAGCTCGAACGCGAGCTGCCGGGCACGTCCGTGCGCGCTCACTCTTCGCCCGAGGGATGGGACGGCGCGCTGGCCGCGTTCCTGAGGCTCCACCGCCTCTCCAAGGTCGGCAAGGCGCGCTTCATGGACGAGCGCATGGAGGCCTTCTTCCGCGACGCGACCCGCGCGCTGGCGGCCGCGGGCTGGGCGCGGCTGTGGTTCCTCGAATGGGGCGGAGCGGCCGTGGCGAGCTTCCTCTGTCTCGAGAGCTTGGGTTCGGCTGGGGGCTCGGTCGGGCTATATAACTCGGGCTTCGACCCGCTCCACGCCAAGCTTGCTCCGGGCATCGTGCTCCTCACCCACGTGATCCGCGACGCGATCGACCGCGGCGTCGCCGTCTTCGACTTCCTGCGTGGGGAGGAGCCCTACAAGTACGCCTTCGGGCCCACGGCTCGGGACCTCTTCCGCGTGCGGGTGGCGCCGTGAGCCTCCGCGTCGCCGTGCTCAGCGTCCACACCTGCCCATTGGCCGCGCTCGGCGGCAAGGAAACGGGCGGCATGAACGTCTACGTGCGCGAGACGGCGCGCGAGCTCGGGCGCATGGGCGTCGCCGTGGACGTCTTCACGCGCTCGCAGAACGCCTCGATCCCCCGCGTCGCCGAGCTGGGGGAGGGCGCGCGGGTCATCCATCTGCCCGCGGGCCCTCAGGCGCCGATCGCGCGCGAGGCGCTCCACCGCCACCTGCCGGAGTTCGTCGAGGGCGTCGAAGCGCATCGCTGGGCGGAGGGGATCGACTACGACGTCATCCACGCGCACTACTGGCTCTCGGGCGTGGTGGGCCTCGAGCTGCGCGAGCGCTGGGGCGTGCCGCTCGTCCAGATGTTCCACACGCTCGGCCGCCTCAAGAACTCGGTGGCGCAGGGGCCCGACGAGCTCGAGCCCGAGCTGCGGATCGCCGAGGAGTCGCGTGTCGTCGCGGCCGCCGACCGCATCGTGGCGGCCAACGGGGTCGAGCGCGCGCACCTGGTCTGGCACTACGGCGCCGCGGCCGAGCGCATCGCCGTCATCCCCTGCGGCGTGGACACCGAGCTCTTCCAGCCGATGTCCCAGGCCACGGCCAAGGACCTCCTCGAGCTGCCGCCCGACCCGATGCTGCTCTACGTGGGGCGGCTCCAGCCGATCAAGGGGCTCGAAACCCTGCTGGACGCCATGGCGCGGCTTGGAGGCGCGGCGCGACTCTACATCGTCGGAGGCGATTCGGACGAGCCCGATCCTGGCGACATTGCCTCGGGCCATGCGCGGGAGCTGCGGTCCCGCGTGGCGGCCCTCGGGCTCGGCGAGCGGGTGCGCTTCATCGGCCCGCAGCCCCAGCGGAGGCTCCGCCTCTTCTATGCCGCGGCCGACGCCACGGTCATGCCGTCCTACTACGAGTCGTTCGGTATGGTGGCGCTCGAGGCTATGGCCTGCGGCAGCCCCGTGGTCGCCTCGCGCGTCGGCGGACTTACCACGACGGTCAAGGAGGGCGTGACGGGCTATCTCGTGCCTGAAGGGGATCCGGCCGCCCTCGCCGATCGGCTGGAGCGGCTCCTCCACGACCCCGAGACCCGGGCGCGCCTCGGCGTCAATGCGTCGCGCTGGGCGGCCGACCACCGCTGGCCGTGCGTGGCGGAGGCCGTGTGTCGCCTGTACTCCGAGCTCCGGCCGGCGGCGGCTTCCCACCTCGGCCGCGGCCGCTGCCAGACGTAGCGGATACGGTATGGCGCGGGGCGGCGGGCCGATTACCGTCAACGGGCGGACCTACGGGTGGCCGGCCCGGCCGCTCGTGGTCGTCTGCGTCGACGGCTGCGAGCCCGACTACCTGGCGCAGGCCTTCCTGGCCGGGGCCATGCCCTTCCTCGCCTCCGCCGCGGCGCGCGGCGCAAGCCTGCTGGGCGCCGCAGTCATCCCGAGCTTCACCAATCCGAACAACCTCTCGATCGTCACAGGCGTGCCGCCCGCAGTGCACGGCATCTGCGGCAACTACTTCTGGGACCGCGAGGCCGGCGCCGAAGTGATGATGAACGACCCGAAGTACCTGCGTTGCGGGACGATTCTGGCGGCCTTCGCCGATGCCGGCGCCTCGGTGGCTGTCGTCACGGCAAAGGACAAGCTCCGGCGGCTCCTCGGGCACGGGATGCGGGGGACCTGTTTCTCGTCGGAGCAGGCGGACCGGACCACGAGGGCCGAGCACGGTATCGACGACGCGCTCGGGTTCGTCGGGCTGCCGCTCCCGTCGGTGTACAGTGCCGCCCTCAGCGAGTTCGTCTTCGCGGCGGGCGTCAAGCTCATGGAGTCGGCGCGGCCCGATATCCTGTACCTCTCGACGACGGACTACGTCCAGCACAAGCACGCCCCCGGGACGGCGCAGGCCCACGCCTTTTACCGCATGATGGACGGCTACCTCGCCAGCCTCGACGCCATGGGCGCGGCGATCGCGCTCACGGCCGACCACGGCATGAACGCCAAGACGGACCCGCACGGAGCGCCCCAGGTCATCTACCTCCAGGATGTGCTCGACGGCTGGCTCGGCGCGGGCCGTGCGCGGGTGATCCTGCCCATCACCGACCCGTACGTGGTTCACCACGGGGCGCTCGGCTCCTTCGCCACGATCTATCTTCCTGAAGGCGCCGACGCGCGCGTGGCGGCGGCCAGCGTGGGCGCGCTGCCGGGCATGGAGCTGGTCCTCGAGCGGGAGGAAGGGTGCCGGCGCTTCGAGCTTCCGCCCGACCGCATGGGCGATCTCATCGCCATCTCGGGGCGCCACGTCGTCATCGGCACCAGCGGCGCGAAGCATGATCTCTCGGGACTGGATGCGCCGCTCCGCTCCCACGGCGGGCTCACCGAGCAGACGGTGCCGTTGGTGTTCAGCCGGCCGCTCGCCGCTCTGCCGGAGGCGCGCCGGCTGAGAAACTTCGACATCTTCGACTTAGCACTGAACCACGCTCGTTGATTCCAAGTCACGCGCGTGCGGTCATTGTCGGCGGCGGGATCATCGGCACGAGCGTCGCTTACCACCTGACGAAGCTCGGGTGGAAGGACGTGGTGCTGCTCGAGCAGGGCAGCCTCTCCGGCGGCACGACGTGGCATGCCGCGGGTCTCGTGGGCCAGTTGCGCGCCTCGAGCAACCTGACCCGGCTCATCCGGTACAGCGCCGATCTCTACGAGCGCCTCGAAGCCGAGACGGGCCAGGCGACCGGCTGGAAGCGCTGCGGCAGCCTCTCCGTGGCGCGCACGGGCGAGCGCATGATCCAGCTCGAGCGCAACGCCGCGCTCGCGCGCTCTTACGGTATCGACGCGGAGGTCATCAGCGCCTCGCTCGCGGGTGAGCGCTACCCGCTCATGCGCACCGACGACCTGGTCGGCGCCGTGTGGATTCCCGGCGACGGTAAGGCCAACCCCGCCGACATCACCCAGGCGCTGGCGCGCGGCGCGCGGGCAGGCGGCGTCGGCATCCACGAGGGCGTCACGGTCACCGGCGTCCGGCTCGAGCGCGGCGCCGTCGCGGGGGTCGAGACGTCCCAGGGCCCTATCGCCACGGAGATCCTCGTGAACTGCGCGGGCATGTGGGCGCGGGAGCTCGGCCGTCTGAGCGGCGTCACCGTGCCGCTCCACGCCTGCGAGCACATGTACATGGTCACCAATCCCATCGACGGCGTGACGCCCGACCTGCCCGTGATGCGTGACGCCGACGGCCACATCTACTTCAAAGAAGAAGTGGCCGGGCTTCTCATGGGGGGCTTCGACCCGTGGGCCAAGCCCTGGGGCATGGACGGCATCCCCGAGGGCTTCAGCTTCGGTACGCTGCCCGAGGACTGGAGCAAGTTCGAGCCGCTGATGCAGAACGCCATCCAGCGCGTGCCCGCCCTCGAGTCGGCCCAGGTGCGCCTGCTCATGAACGGCCCCGAGAGCTTCACGCCCGACAACTACTTCATCCTGGGCGAGGCGCCGGAGGTCCGCCGCTACTACGTCGGCGCCGGCTTCTGCTCGGGCGGCATCGCCGCGGCGGGCGGCGCGGGACGCGCGCTCGCCGAGTGGATCGTCGAGGACCGGCCGTCGATAGACCTCTGGCAGGCCGACATCCGCCGCTTCGCGCCCTTCCACGCCAACCCGGAATTCCTGCGGGATCGGGCGAGCGAGATCGTGGGCGTGCACTACTTTGTGGCTTTCCCGAACCGCGAGCTCGAGACCGGGCGCGGCCTGCGCCTCTCGCCGCTCTACGAGCGCCTCCGCGATAAGCGCGCATGCTTCGGCAACAAGATGGGTTGGGAGCGCGCCAACTGGTTCGCCCCCGACGGTGTCACCCCCGAGACGGTCTACTCCTTCGGCAGGCAGAACTGGTTCCCCTACGCCGCGGCCGAGCACCGCGCCTGCCGCGAGGCCGTCGCCGTCTTCGACCAAAGCTCCTTCACCAAATACCGACTCGAAGGCCCCGACGCGGAGGCCGCGCTCCAGCGGCTGTGCGCCAACGACGTCGCCGTGGCGCCGGGACGGGTGGTCTACACGGGGATGCTCAACCCGCGCGGCGGCTTCGAGAGCGACCTGACCGTCACGCGGCTCGGCGCGGACGCGTACCTGATCGTCACGGGCTCGGCGCAGACGACGCGCGACGCCCACTGGATACGCCGGCACATCCCTGCCGGCGCTCGCGCGGCGCTCACTGACGTCACGGGCGCGTACGCGGTGCTGGGCGTGATGGGCCCGCGCTCGCGCGATCTCCTCTCGCGGCTCACGCGGGCGGACCTGTCGAACGCGGCCTTCCCCTTCGCGGCGAGCCGGGAGATCTGGTTGGGGCGCGCGCTCGTGCGCGCCTCGCGCATCACGTACGTCGGCGAGCTCGGCTGGGAGCTCTACGTGCCTGTCGAGTTCGCCGCCGGCGTGTATGATGCGCTGCATGCGGCCGGCGGCGACCTGGGGCTCGCCGACGCCGGCTACTACGCCATCGAGTCGCTCCGCG is a window from the Candidatus Methylomirabilota bacterium genome containing:
- a CDS encoding zinc ribbon domain-containing protein, producing the protein MPIYEYECRGCNRRVSLLVRSLASPEAPRCPRCGSVELSRLMSRFATPKSEDARLEAAADPSQFGDLDENDPQAVARFVKRMGEATGEDLGDDLGEAMEAAAGEEGGSDGSAEDGGEASLGEDGGGDEG
- a CDS encoding GNAT family N-acetyltransferase; protein product: MKVEALPGFESLDESRWNGLLAQARQPSVFLSWQWQTAWARAFLDSRPLHLLRVSDDAGMLAGLLPLYDEAVGLRRFVGGVDVSDYLDLIVPAGREEEVWQALLQHRAGESTEWDLRAIRAASPTLDILPRLCAAAGIRAQVEREDRCPVLELPASWDAYLAGLGGKDRHELRRKIRKLERELPGTSVRAHSSPEGWDGALAAFLRLHRLSKVGKARFMDERMEAFFRDATRALAAAGWARLWFLEWGGAAVASFLCLESLGSAGGSVGLYNSGFDPLHAKLAPGIVLLTHVIRDAIDRGVAVFDFLRGEEPYKYAFGPTARDLFRVRVAP
- a CDS encoding glycosyltransferase, translated to MSLRVAVLSVHTCPLAALGGKETGGMNVYVRETARELGRMGVAVDVFTRSQNASIPRVAELGEGARVIHLPAGPQAPIAREALHRHLPEFVEGVEAHRWAEGIDYDVIHAHYWLSGVVGLELRERWGVPLVQMFHTLGRLKNSVAQGPDELEPELRIAEESRVVAAADRIVAANGVERAHLVWHYGAAAERIAVIPCGVDTELFQPMSQATAKDLLELPPDPMLLYVGRLQPIKGLETLLDAMARLGGAARLYIVGGDSDEPDPGDIASGHARELRSRVAALGLGERVRFIGPQPQRRLRLFYAAADATVMPSYYESFGMVALEAMACGSPVVASRVGGLTTTVKEGVTGYLVPEGDPAALADRLERLLHDPETRARLGVNASRWAADHRWPCVAEAVCRLYSELRPAAASHLGRGRCQT
- the phnA gene encoding phosphonoacetate hydrolase yields the protein MARGGGPITVNGRTYGWPARPLVVVCVDGCEPDYLAQAFLAGAMPFLASAAARGASLLGAAVIPSFTNPNNLSIVTGVPPAVHGICGNYFWDREAGAEVMMNDPKYLRCGTILAAFADAGASVAVVTAKDKLRRLLGHGMRGTCFSSEQADRTTRAEHGIDDALGFVGLPLPSVYSAALSEFVFAAGVKLMESARPDILYLSTTDYVQHKHAPGTAQAHAFYRMMDGYLASLDAMGAAIALTADHGMNAKTDPHGAPQVIYLQDVLDGWLGAGRARVILPITDPYVVHHGALGSFATIYLPEGADARVAAASVGALPGMELVLEREEGCRRFELPPDRMGDLIAISGRHVVIGTSGAKHDLSGLDAPLRSHGGLTEQTVPLVFSRPLAALPEARRLRNFDIFDLALNHAR
- a CDS encoding FAD-dependent oxidoreductase, producing the protein MIPSHARAVIVGGGIIGTSVAYHLTKLGWKDVVLLEQGSLSGGTTWHAAGLVGQLRASSNLTRLIRYSADLYERLEAETGQATGWKRCGSLSVARTGERMIQLERNAALARSYGIDAEVISASLAGERYPLMRTDDLVGAVWIPGDGKANPADITQALARGARAGGVGIHEGVTVTGVRLERGAVAGVETSQGPIATEILVNCAGMWARELGRLSGVTVPLHACEHMYMVTNPIDGVTPDLPVMRDADGHIYFKEEVAGLLMGGFDPWAKPWGMDGIPEGFSFGTLPEDWSKFEPLMQNAIQRVPALESAQVRLLMNGPESFTPDNYFILGEAPEVRRYYVGAGFCSGGIAAAGGAGRALAEWIVEDRPSIDLWQADIRRFAPFHANPEFLRDRASEIVGVHYFVAFPNRELETGRGLRLSPLYERLRDKRACFGNKMGWERANWFAPDGVTPETVYSFGRQNWFPYAAAEHRACREAVAVFDQSSFTKYRLEGPDAEAALQRLCANDVAVAPGRVVYTGMLNPRGGFESDLTVTRLGADAYLIVTGSAQTTRDAHWIRRHIPAGARAALTDVTGAYAVLGVMGPRSRDLLSRLTRADLSNAAFPFAASREIWLGRALVRASRITYVGELGWELYVPVEFAAGVYDALHAAGGDLGLADAGYYAIESLRVEKAYRAWGRELTTDDTPLEAGLGFAVRFDKAAPFIGREALLAQRSKPLGKRLVNFVLDDPEALPLGDEPIWCDRSIVGSTSSAAYGHTLGRAVAMGYVSRPGGVDAAYLSQARFEIEIAGDRFTARGSLKAPYDPDSLRVKS